The proteins below come from a single Zea mays cultivar B73 chromosome 8, Zm-B73-REFERENCE-NAM-5.0, whole genome shotgun sequence genomic window:
- the LOC100194210 gene encoding uncharacterized protein LOC100194210, giving the protein MEAPLLLPISTASSCIEIAEGAVPSGPRARSSSSMPSAQSFVLRVVTVVAVACASLFAQHEAGKGFAVSVANDLPRGSAAARRFDLLLVSNGRAERALLRASRAVERALFPDPSFPRRQVRRVTVRMAARNLTGAAVHSAAPGEYVVSLGPGLASSAPAAEAALRRAIARVWLWDGRGAAPARVTESMVDYLASAAAEVEVEVEAPPSAAGCGMSARLLRLLEARREGFVARLNRAMRDRWSDAAVDAALGAPARLACHDQKKGATALTGRGTTTSPRRTPDAARGSSVAT; this is encoded by the coding sequence ATGGAGGCTCCGCTCCTCCTACCAATCTCCACCGCCTCATCCTGCATCGAGATCGCCGAGGGCGCCGTGCCATCGGGCCCTCGTGCTCGCTCGTCCTCGTCCATGCCTTCGGCCCAGAGCTTCGTCCTCCGCGTGGTGACCGTGGTCGCCGTGGCGTGCGCGTCCCTGTTCGCGCAGCACGAGGCCGGCAAAGGCTTCGCCGTGTCCGTCGCGAACGACCTGCCGCGGGGCAGCGCCGCGGCGCGGCGCTTCGACCTCCTCCTGGTGTCCAACGGCCGCGCCGAGCGCGCGCTCCTGCGCGCCAGCCGCGCCGTGGAGCGCGCGCTGTTCCCGGACCCGTCGTTCCCGCGCAGGCAGGTCCGCCGCGTCACCGTCCGGATGGCTGCGCGCAACCTCACCGGCGCCGCGGTGCACTCCGCGGCGCCCGGGGAGTACGTGGTCTCGCTGGGCCCCGGCCTCGCGTCCTCCGCGCCCGCCGCCGAGGCCGCGCTGCGCCGCGCcatcgcgcgcgtgtggctctgggACGGCCGCGGCGCCGCCCCGGCGCGCGTCACCGAGTCCATGGTTGACTACCTCGCCTCCGCCGcggccgaggtcgaggtcgaggtcgaggcgcCTCCATCGGCTGCCGGGTGCGGCATGTCGGCGCGGCTCCTGAGGCTTCTGGAGGCGCGGCGCGAGGGCTTCGTGGCAAGGCTGAACCGGGCGATGAGGGACCGGTGGAGCGACGCCGCTGTGGACGCGGCGCTCGGCGCGCCGGCCCGGCTCGCCTGCCACGACCAGAAGAAGGGAGCGACGGCGCTGACCGGCCGCGGCACCACCACCTCTCCACGTCGGACGCCGGACGCCGCTCGTGGGTCCAGCGTGGCAACGTGA